Proteins from a genomic interval of Medicago truncatula cultivar Jemalong A17 chromosome 3, MtrunA17r5.0-ANR, whole genome shotgun sequence:
- the LOC11437358 gene encoding pentatricopeptide repeat-containing protein At5g39980, chloroplastic: protein MFSLSFYATLVGSSSSSCSFPCSSSKTTIFNKTTPPTTNTTISTTSTSATSKHVWTRRIPHPPFSNTNKQQQQQQRHTRTQQQQKQQSPYMDRSVDMNELLTSIAQTQNIEQLYSILSPYNGRQLSIRFMISILSREPDWQRSLAILDWMNEIAQYSPSLNVYNVVIRNVLRAKQWQLAHGLFDEMLQKGLSPDKYTYSTLITHFSKQGLFDSSFFWLQQMERDNVSGDLVLYSNLIELSRKLCDYSKAISIFNALKGSGNIVPDLIACNMMISVYGKAKLFREARLLLQEMRDNGVNPSTASYSTLLAIYVDNQKFVEAVSLFSEMNEVECPIDLTTCNIMIDVYGQLQMIKEADCFFWGMRKMGIEPNVVSYNTVLRVYGEAGLFGEAVHLFSLMQMKGVPQNVVTYNTMISIYGKSLEHDKATNLIQEMQSRGIQPNAITYSTIISIWEKAGKLDRAAMLFHKLRTSGVKIDEILYQTMIVAYQKAGLVAHAKRLLNELKQPDNVSRETAITILARAGKVDEAMWVFRQAFDAGEVKDISVFGCIIDIFSRERKYAHVVEVFEKMREVGHFPDSNVIALVLNAFGKLRKFERADALYKQMYEEGCVFPDEVHFQMLGLYGARMDFNMVESLFEKLDSHPNINKKELHFVVANIYERADRFNDASRIMNRMNHKAIRSHGNA from the coding sequence ATGTTCTCACTCTCATTCTATGCGACCCTTGtgggttcttcttcttcttcttgttcattcCCTTGTTCCTCTTCCAAAACCACCATTTTCAACAAAACCACACCCCCCACCACAAACACAACCATTTCTACTACATCCACATCAGCCACATCCAAACATGTCTGGACCAGAAGAATACCTCATCCTCCATTTTCCAACaccaacaaacaacaacaacaacaacaacgtcaTACCCgaacccaacaacaacaaaaacaacaatccCCGTACATGGACCGTAGCGTCGACATGAATGAACTACTAACCTCAATCGCACAAACCCAAAACATCGAACAACTCTACTCCATATTGTCCCCTTACAATGGCAGACAACTTTCAATTCGTTTCATGATTTCAATTCTCTCCCGCGAACCCGATTGGCAACGCTCCCTCGCAATTCTCGATTGGATGAACGAAATAGCTCAATATTCACCTTCCCTTAACGTTTACAATGTTGTTATTCGCAATGTACTTCGTGCGAAACAATGGCAACTTGCACATGGACTGTTCGACGAAATGCTTCAAAAGGGTCTTTCACCTGATAAGTACACTTACTCAACGCTCATTACACATTTCAGTAAACAAGGTTTGTTtgattcttctttcttttggCTGCAACAAATGGAACGTGATAATGTTTCCGGTGACCTTGTTTTGTATAGTAATTTGATTGAGCTTTCTCGGAAGTTGTGTGATTATTCCAAGGCAATTTCCATTTTTAATGCGTTGAAAGGTTCCGGTAATATTGTACCTGATCTTATTGCTTGTAATATGATGATTAGTGTGTATGGTAAGGCTAAGCTTTTTCGTGAGGCTCGGCTTCTTCTTCAGGAGATGAGAGATAATGGTGTTAACCCGAGTACCGCTAGTTACTCGACACTTCTTGCGATTTATGTTGATAATCAGAAGTTTGTTGAGGCGGTTTCTTTGTTTTCTGAAATGAACGAAGTTGAATGTCCGATTGATCTTACTACATGTAATATTATGATTGATGTTTATGGTCAGCTTCAGATGATCAAGGAAGCTGATTGCTTCTTTTGGGGCATGAGGAAAATGGGAATTGAACCTAATGTGGTTAGTTACAACACTGTCTTGAGGGTTTATGGAGAGGCTGGGTTATTTGGTGAAGCTGTTCACCTTTTCAGTTTGATGCAAATGAAAGGTGTACCGCAGAATGTTGTGACCTACAACACCATGATTAGTATTTATGGCAAATCTCTTGAGCATGATAAGGCAACGAATCTCATTCAAGAAATGCAGAGTAGAGGTATTCAACCAAATGCTATCACTTATTCAACCATAATATCTATATGGGAAAAGGCAGGGAAGTTGGACAGGGCAGCGATGCTTTTTCACAAGTTAAGGACTTCTGGAGTTAAAATTGATGAGATTCTTTATCAGACAATGATTGTGGCCTATCAGAAGGCTGGTTTAGTTGCTCATGCTAAAAGACTACTTAATGAGCTCAAGCAACCAGATAATGTTTCCAGGGAAACGGCAATCACAATACTTGCTAGAGCCGGTAAAGTTGACGAGGCTATGTGGGTTTTCCGGCAGGCTTTTGATGCTGGAGAAGTGAAAGATATATCTGTATTTGGGTGCATCATTGATATTTTCTCCAGGGAGAGAAAGTATGCTCATGTGGTTGAAGTGTTTGAGAAGATGAGAGAGGTTGGACATTTTCCTGATTCTAATGTTATTGCTCTTGTGCTGAATGCTTTTGGAAAGCTGCGCAAGTTTGAGAGAGCAGATGCTTTGTATAAACAGATGTATGAAGAGGGGTGTGTTTTCCCAGACGAAGTTCATTTTCAGATGCTCGGTCTATATGGTGCGAGAATGGATTTCAATATGGTGGAATCATTGTTTGAGAAGCTAGATTCCCATCCTAATATCAACAAGAAGGAGTTGCATTTTGTTGTTGCCAATATTTATGAAAGAGCAGATAGATTTAACGATGCTTCACGAATCATGAACAGGATGAATCACAAAGCAATAAGAAGTCATGGTAATGCTTAG
- the LOC11444159 gene encoding F-box/kelch-repeat protein At3g23880, with translation MMQQSATFIKTLTSPSLYTPPLPTLPFDLVAEILCRLPVKLLLQLRCLCKSLNSLILDPKFAKKHLRMSTTHHNLMSGLYQKLLQPDDSVKNLKTLGVVRDYLCIFANSEMCLDIWIMKEYGNKESWTKLYSVPYVENWGLYAFTKALYISDEDQVLMDLHELGSIELKVGVYDFKNGILKILEIQNSNHLMDPKVYIESLSPCS, from the exons ATGATGCAGCAATCGGCTACCTTCATCAAAACCCTAACATCACCTTCGCTTTACACGCCACCCCTGCCGACTCTTCCTTTCGATTTGGTGGCAGAAATTCTATGTAGGCTTCCTGTCAAGTTACTCTTACAACTCCGATGCCTCTGCAAGTCCTTGAATTCTTTAATCTTGGATCCCAAATTCGCTAAGAAGCATCTTCGTATGTCAACCACGCACCACAATCTCATG AGCGGGTTATATCAAAAGCTTTTGCAGCCTGATGATTCCGTGAAAAATTTGAAGACCTTAGGGGTGGTTAGGGATTACTTGTGCATTTTTGCAAATAGTGAAATGTGTTTGGATATATGGATTATGAAGGAATATGGAAACAAAGAGTCTTGGACGAAGTTGTACAGTGTTCCTTACGTGGAAAATTGGGGTTTGTATGCTTTCACCAAGGCTTTATATATTTCTGATGAGGATCAAGTGTTGATGGACTTGCATGAGTTGGGAAGTATCGAATTGAAGGTCGGTGTTTATGATTTCAAAAATGGTATTTTGAAGATTCTTGAGATCCAAAATAGCAATCATTTGATGGATCCAAAAGTCTACATCGAGAGTCTATCACCTTGTTCTTAA